DNA from Mugil cephalus isolate CIBA_MC_2020 chromosome 5, CIBA_Mcephalus_1.1, whole genome shotgun sequence:
CAGTTTAGATTCaattatttgcatttgaaatgaTCACATCACCTACGGCAGCtcagaaataaaactgactgtAAGAGCTTAGTAGCCATCTTGTTTTCAGAGCACCTGAAAGCAGAACTACCATGGAGAATTTTCCATTGCTAGAAAGCAGTTTTGAAAACTGCGCTGGTAGTTTCCACGTAGTTTCTCGTGTATACATATGCGACACTCACCATTTTCAGTGTCATTATACTGAGAAAGTCGCCAAAGTCGACCGTTCCAGAGCCCTCTTTGTCGATGTCTGCAATCATCTTcttgatttcctctttctttggtTCAAACCCAAGAGCTCTCATGGCAACCTGTGGGCACAGATGACAAAAGCTGAGGCAGCTGTGGCATCATTGTCAGGCGTTTCTGTTAAACACGCAGATCAGcctcaacattatgaccaccgactgGAGGGGTGAATAACATTAACCCTAAACCCTGTTGTGTGCTACTGggaaaacgtttggacctggcattcgtgtggatgttactcacaGATGAACCACCCACCCAAGCTATTGATATTACatacacagcagtttaaatatgaatgaatatgtcaaaataaacaaaactgcaaTTGTCCCGGtgtctttatttcatcttgataatggataattctttttaaatactttttaaactCACTGTgccaacagcacaaggtgttgtaTCTATGGGAGGATACACAGAGGCCCCtgccctcaacctataggacctaaaggccccgACCAACAACACTGCCTTGCAAtgcacaggacaccttcaggagacccatgtccattctcttatgagtcacaactgttttggaggcacaaaggagacttGCACAATATTgggaaaggtggtcataatgttacacctgatcggTATTTATATATGCATACACATAGCAATGCACAGCATTTTTCCAAATGcgcattaaaaccagtgacacaCCTTTAGCTCCTTCACGTCTATTGTCCCGGTTCCATCTGTGTCGAAGAGGTCAAAGGCCTCTTTAATTTCTTGCTTTTGCTCCTCAGTCAGTTCGACTTTGGGACTTATCTTTTTCCTTTGGCTGGTCGAAGGAGCAGATTTCCGGTAACTCGAAgcctaaaacaaaataaatgttaaaatatgagTGCAATTACACAAAAGGTATCTGAAAACTGTTAATAATTGGTAGGAAGACGTTCAAGTCGACTTGCATCTTGCTAGTTAGCTTGCATGCTACTCCACGAGACCAAACAAACGGATTTTcgagctacaaataaactattgTAGCGGCGAAGCCCcacaatgttttaaatgtgaatgaggCGAGGCAAATTTGCACTATATATTTACGTAAAGATATACCATTTCAATACAATATCCAGTCGGGAGAGCCTCAAGGATGTTTCATAAACGGATGtcaacaaagcagcagcaacggCTGTTTTTCCTCCTATTATGTGACACCGGAGACAGCCAATAGGAAACGCGAATACACAGTATCGCAAACATATCAGCCAATCACCAGGAGGAATGGGCGGGTTCTAACGGTGTACGCCAATCATTTAAACCGTTGCTTGTCGCCCGGGTCGCTTAGCAACCGGGAAACAACGCATGCGCAGTGCGTAAGCGTCGCAGTCGAGTAACAGATGGCAAAGAGGAGGGCAACTATTTTAGCGTTTTACCTAATTGAATGAAggtaacattttatattttcagagGATATATAAGTTTATATTACATCGCCGACATCTGTGCGTTCTATTTATCCCCTTTCAGCGTTATAGATAAAGTGAACTTAGATGTAAACGTGTCTTGTTTAACGTTAGCTTTTTAGCTTAGCCGTAAAGCTGATATTCCTAAACTCTTAAGGTGAGTTAGAAGCCGCAGTTTTCACTGTCAATGTATTCGTAAGCTATTGCCGTAGGTGTATTTGAACCGTTGTCATGGCTAAAGTTGTTAACAAGTGTAGGAAGAAGGACTTCTGCttagaaaagagagaaataggAAACCACTTTGTgcatttcaagtaaaaataaatatgcaacaGACCATAAATATTACCAGTAAAAATCCAATTAATATTGAGTGGTTTCTGTGTTATGGGTGTTTATACActgtctggccaaaaaaaaaaaaaaaaaaaagtcaccaccaaaaacaaaaacaaaaaacaaacaaacaaaaaaacttgtatTGAATCCAAAGACTCTTAacggggttcaggtctggactgtGTGAAATGATGtttcatgctccctgaaccactctttcccAAATTGAACCtcatgaatcctggcattgtcgtCTTGAAATATGCCCAtattcatctgcctctcttcttaccctgatgcacCCAtcacgatggttccccactatcctctCAGTTTTTcataatgcgttggacagttctcaacccaattttagtagtttctgcttcaatctccttagatgttttctctgcttgataccaatgatttgacccttctcaaacatcttttccacgaccacgcGATGTGCCTttgcacatggttgtttaagaaatgagaagctagtCATTGCATCATTTGGGTTCAGATGTTACCAGCTGAAATACAACCACCCAGGCAGTGTATTTGTATTAATgaatgctttaaaatgttgcaGCAGGTCAACATGAGGCGGATTTTAACTGCCTTTAATTACTGTTGGGAGTGCACTTTATTTTCAGATGTTATTCTTGTAATATCAGAATCTGTAGAGCaattttttcttctgaaataTAACAAAAGTCATGAGAGCAGTATTGTAGGTTATTTGTCCTTTGCTGCTTCTCATTGTGACGAACATCAAGCTTTACTAtcttaaaaacaatatttaggGGGTGAAAAAGCAgatgtgaaacatttcctgTCCCTTTTTCCATTCAGACACCTCAAATAATGCTGGGAAGTGAAATCATTAACAATCGGCAACACGTTGGATTGCAGAAGCTCTCGGCGCTGGCAGGAATCTCGCACTCCTTTTTGGGCCCCAGTAAAAAGTACAAGTTCGTCCAAGATGACGCGAGCGGGGGCTCTGCTCTCGTGTGCTCGTGTTTTCGCGTCGTGGAAAACCTCGAGCTGACGTGCGCCGTCGGTCAGCTGGTTCACGAGACTCTTCAAGCCCACCAGAAGGTCTACCGCACGGGGTCCGGGTGCTTGCTGTTTCTCGCTGGGGCGTGGAGCCGCGCTGCTCTGGACTGTCTTCAGAGAGGAATTCCCGTGGCACATATAATCTCGGCTATGTCCGAAGGGATGGACGTATGCGTGGATGTTTGCGGGAAGTGCGCCATTTCAACTGAGCGTCTTGGTGGGACGACATTAGATGGGCTCGCCGAGGCTTCACAGGCGTCATTTCAAGGGGCAGCAGAAGTTAAGTCTCTAAAAATCAGtgagcaaagaaaaataaagctcaGCAGGCATTTCCGTGAAGCCAAATATGAAAATATCCCCAAAGTTCCGCAAACTCATCAACCCAAGCTTCCCGACGTTTTGCGCATTGCCGAGGGATTGAGCCACGGTTGCGATGACTCGATGAAATTAGTCATAGAGGCCTTTCAGGTGCAAACGAAAACAAATCAAGATACCAATTACTCCACGTTTGACGTCGCTAAGGTGGTGACTTGTGTGCTACCATGTTTGCCAGAGGAGCATTCCTGCGTCGCACTGGGCTGCGTCGCGCTGTTGCCTCCTGAACGGACTTTAGTTGCTCATCATTTAAAAGGACAAGACCTGAAGGTTGCTCTCATTAGTGGAGATTTATCACATACCTATCGCCATCTTGGCTTTAACAGGCCAACGGGTCTCCAGCGTGTGAGTGACAAGTTGGAATCAAGCAAAGAGGACGAATGGGTGGAAAAAGTGTTGACACTTTTGTTGAACCTCAACGTCAGCCTGATTCTAATCAGTGGCCTCGCAAGTGAGAAAGTGATTGCACATTGTTGTAGACGTCACATACTGGTTGTGGAAAAAGTGAAGGGTTCGGTTTTGAAGACATTCGCCAGTTCAACCGGAGCTGTTCCGGTAACTTACGCCACACAGTTGAGTAAACACCATGTTTGCACCGGGGTGAAAGTTACAATATGGCGAGACTTTGCACAGAACGAGAAGAAGTCTGCAACGGCTGTGAATATTTCCACTGGCAGGCATGACGGACTGGTCACGGTGATCCTTACAAGCTGCGTACATGCAAAGCTGCCGGTTCTGGAGGATCAGTTCTGGGCCTGTGCTTATCGTTTGCACCATGCACTGAAAGACCGAGCCCTCCTGCCTGGAGCCGGAGGGGCAGAAATGCTTTGTGTTCATCACCTACGAGAACGAGCAGAGCGCCACATCAAGAACGGCGACCGTGTCCAGCGATCCAAAACGGGGCCGTCAGCTAATCGCTACAGCGGCGTAGTGCTGCGCCTCATGGCCGACGGTTTAATAGATTACATATCTACCGTAATGGTTAACACGGGAAAGTTCTCAAAAGTCAAAGCCAGGACCGCAGTGAGCCAACAACTGCGAAACTATGACCTGGGCATCGCTGAAACGACGTCACAACTTTTCTCTGAAGCGAAACCAGACGAAGCACGAGCAGTGGGAGTTTATGATAATCTGAGCGTGAAGCAGGAGGCATGGAGGAAAGCCTTAGATCTGGTTTTGCTGGTCTTGCAGACCGACGCGGAGGTCATCACAGGCGTGAGccaaaagacagaaaatctgACGCTGCTGtaatgctttcttttttttcaccaaatGTACGAAATGTTTATTTAGTCTGcaaatatttttgtaaatataaattttatGATTGATATAAAGTGATTTCATACAATGTTTGTTGTGTCTTCAATGTATAGAAACTTCTGAATTCTGTGATACCTATATTCTACCACAAGGGGGAGACATACACTTTGGAAAGATTAGGAGCGTCTGttaaaactttaataatttttttttttatatataaagatTTATAACTTTTCCTCTGGCATGTCATCTTAAAGCTGCTTAATGCTGGTCTCACgggaaatttctttaaaatttctgtttgtttttactacAAAGCAAGCTTGATTCACCTGGCTGTAGTTGCACATTACCTTATAGTTTGCTAACCATGTTTTCAGCCAGGGAAAATAGCGACTACATGTCCAAAGCCTCTATTACATTTCCCTCTAATGGAGCTTGGGAGTCGTTTTGCCGTGCCAGTACACCTCTTCgtctttgtctcatttcttATCCTTAACGATGTTTACCTACTCACTCCATCGTGTGTCTACAGCTCGGCCAGGAGTATTTCTCGTTGGACACTGCTCCCATGACAACTACGGTGGCTTTCTTTGTCACAGCGGGGTTGTCTGATGGACAGGAAACCCTTCCAGACGGAGCAAATGGTTTTGGTTTTAAGTCTCATTAGCTCATgtccttttaaataaacaatcCAGGGTATTTCAGTCATTTCGTTAAAATTTCCTCCTCTACGGTCAATGAGTCGTCCAGGAATCTGTCCTGATTTCAGAATCTATTTCTACGTGGACAGAAATCGCAAGAGGCCATCGGCTGAAGAGGCTGCTGACGACGAATGATCACTTTGTGGAAAAATCAAGTAAACAATAGACGACACGAAAGTAAACTTTCCTCTTGTGCACATTGCTTCTCAGAGGTGTCAGTGGCAGTGACACGTGAGAACTTCCATTTCCTCTgagatcagagagagagagcgagaaaggGAGTGAACATCTTCACGTTCCAAAAATAGTTCGGTGAAATAAAAAGCACCACAAAGGGTTTAAGCGCAGAGCCTCGACTCAGGCGCCCGTCAGCGAAAGGGTGTGACATAACGAACGCGACACCGAGAGGCTAATTAGAATAGGTTGGTGACACATGCGAGAGTTCAGGCTGAGTCCCCGTTTTTTACCATCTGCACACATGCTTgcacacatattttaaatgtacagGTTTATTACAGAGAGGTTTATTGCCCAGCTGCTACCTCGAAGCATACGATATTCATTTTGGAACTACATTCACAGCGTGTTGAGCACAAATTAAACGTGTTGAAATCGAAAATTACGCAGAgaaaatgctgctttttaatctgttacatttttaaacaggtGCAAAGCTTCTCTCCGGgaactccggcttcctcccaccgtctaAAGACATCTCTCTCTGTTAGTCATGAGATACGACTGTAGGCCTGTCTGGGGTATACGccacctctcacccagtgacagctgggttAGGCcctgcgaccctccagaggacaagtgcttacagaatgaatgaatgaatgaatgaatgtaaaacTACAATTGTAAGTTATGCAATGGGAGTTGGGAATGGGAATTTTTGATCGTTCTTCCATGAGCACTTTTGTGAGATCAGACATTGATGTTGGACAAGAAGGCCTGGCTTACATTgttcatctaattcatcccagGCTGAGGTCAGAACTCTGTATAGGCCAGTACTGTTCTTCCACACCAATCTCACTCAATCCTCATGTCTTtgtggaccttgctttgtgcactagTTCACAGTCATATTGGAACTGGAAAGGCTTCATCCCCAAACTATgctcccacaaagttgggagcatggaattgtcctAAAATCTCtcggtatgctgaagcattcagagttcctttcactggaactaaggggccaaaAACAACCCATAACCCCCCTTttcctccaccaaacttcacactctGCACAGCGCAGTCAGACAAGTGCAGATTGGTCCCCCAGGTTGCCAGAAAGCAGAAGCGTGATTTGTCACTCCTGTGAACGCCTCCACTGCTCTAGAATCCAGTGGTTGGTGCTGtacaccactgcatccgacgctttgcattgcacttggtgatgtttgacttggatgcagctgctgggccatggAAACCTGTTCCGTGAAGCTGTCTACGCTCTGTTCTGGAGCTAATCTGAGGGCCACATGAAGTTCTGAGGTCTGTGGTGATCGACTGGAGCTGCTGTCATTCCCAAACACTTCCACTTTGTTGTAAAACATCAACAGGTGAccgtggaatatttagtagcgaGGAAATTTCACGACTGGACTTGGTCATTGTACCACGATGGAATTCATTGAGCTCCTGAAAGCGACCCACTCTTTCACCAATGTTTGTGGAAGCAGTCTCCATGCTGGAttttatttggatgggtgagtgaatactttGGCGATTTAGTGTATATGTATGCATTTATGTGTTGAGTTGATTTGAGAGGAACAGCTGCCACACTGAGAAGAACGtgtcaatttttatttatttttttttttttaaagagaaactatTGGCAAACCATAAATCTTCATCTATTTTTCTCAGACATTGCCACCAACTATTGTACTGCTGATGTTGTTGACAACCTGTCATGAATGTTAGCCCTGTTTGTCGCCATTCAGTTCCTCGCATTTCTTAATAAAATCATCATTTTGCACATATTAGTTTAGCTTATCCCGGGGACAAGCCTTTAAAGGAGCCCTTAGATGTATCCACTGTAAGCACTTAGTCCCTTTAGGAAATAATGATTTTGGATCGCTTGTTCTTTGAGCTTAATGGATGTTAGAGCTGGGCgcatcgatctaaatatcgatagtatcgataccaaggccagtgtcggtatcggatcgatactagcgtgctgagatcgatacttttgttacaggtTTTCATTTATACGTCCTGAAACTTAATCGTCACTGAATTCATGcaagtgcagcttctctccaagtctgtgtgcGGCAGGAGCTTCTCTGTCCTCGtagatatggacagagtttaaTACTCAAATCCTAGCTTCACAGCAGCATCTCACAACTGGAACCGTCgccgttattgaaatgcgtcggtattcggaagagaagacaactacACGTTCCTCCCACTGGTTAGGCTGATCGGTGACTCTAagttgaccctaggtgtgagtgtgaatgtttgtttgtctctgtgttcgccctgcgataggctggagaccGATGCCAGCCGGGATacgctccagcaacccccacaaccctagtgaggattaagcatAACACTTAATACCGCTTAATCCCCACTAGGGACGACTACACGGGAtacagactcacttctgtggtggaaaattaatgagtcaacatttccctctctgcaacttttatatttattattactgcttttgtttacttgtttgcTTCACATCTAGACTAAAGTTCCATACTGTTatacaacattaatattttaatataactgAACACAGCTCAACAAATCAAACCGAACCAAGTCTGTCGTTGTTACCATAACATTTGTCGTATAGAAAAAGTAATGGGAACGAGACATTAATGTTTCCTACTTCACGGGGGGTGGATAAATATTTCCCAAACTGACACACTTTAAAACtgttattcattattatttacgttCTGACTTCGGTGGCGGTTCGTTGATAGCCTCCCGTTAGCCTGGATAACGGACAGTAGCCTCACTGGAAGGCtagatagttaacttcagctaccAGACTAGCTATACTGGGAACTGACACCgaccataaaaataattttccaaATTCACTTACCGAATGGTCTCGTAGGAGTTGCAGTAAAGCAGACaactaatattttttatttaaaatgatccaaaatggaccaaaacctcaaactcagccGAAAGGTTGTCATTAGCTACGGTGAGGACTAGCAGAAAGAccaaggctagcagctagcggccTCTGGCAGCGCCCATGGGTACatccgtacagttgtcatgaatagttaaataaaccaatgagaccaaaactgttttttgtaccaggctgtaaacatgtttaataatgctgtaaagttgagctTTTTAACATCTatggggtctatggggatttgctcccttttgcagcGAGACTCAAGctgccactcgatgaactgcagtttttccacttctgcatgggcttcatggCTCAGACTGGCAGGTTGCCGCCTGAGTATCTCCCAGCCCAAGTTGAGATCCCGCTCAAGAGACACATCAGGTACCTACTACACCCGCGATGAGCCAATCAGAAACTGAAAATTCAAGTTGACTTCCGTTTCAATCaaactctctcacacatactACCACACTCGTACATATGGGACATCACTCTCATCATGCTGTTCCTACCCTAATGGCATGTAAGAGAGTACGACAGTAAGAGTGCgtgactatagtagtgtttgtaAGAGAGTATGATGTAACACGTGAGAGCAAATATGAATTATCACTTGTACACGTGTAGAATGTGGCAGGTAAATTATTTTAACTACTATTTCATTCATCGTTTATTAAACGTGCTCTGTTTTAtgtctgtaaagtgtctttgcGCTCTGAAAagcgctatacaaataaaatgtgttattaaaTACAgtgatctgtttgttttttaggagCTTTATCAGTGAATAAAATcccaaaaatgtccaaaaccaGCAAAACTGTATTGGAACTCCCTTAACTACTTAAGTTTGGTCCTGAGTCACCTGAGTGTCCTGGTGGGACGTCTGTTTCACTGACGAGTTCTGCAGAAGTCAACAACACGACGTCATCCGGGAGCGCAGCTGACTTTCTATTAAGTTTTTAGATGTGGTGACCTTTACCCGCAGGCTCAAACCACTGAgggcctttttatttatttatttctttttctttttggtccTGAGATCAAGGAGAGAAACAAAGCCTGCGGGAATAACTCACTGATCATAACCCTGATCTGATCCTCCACTTGGTCGGTTTTCGAGGAACTCGAGAATGGCAATTAAAATCTTTTTCATTTACTGGCATTTCTGCTTCACATTTTACCTAAGAATAGCGCAGCGTGAATCACGGACGAGCTGGCTTTTTTCTCTCCGTGCCCGCCAGCCACCGGACtgcatgaatgaacacactgGTCCTGTTCTCAtgctttgctgctgctgatctTTTCTGAATGCTCTCTGCGACACCGTCCAGCTCCCCCAACCACCCCTCCATTCCTCAACCCCCCTCTCCTTACCCGACTTCTGCAGGGCTGGTTGGTTAAACCGCTGAGCATTAGTGGGCGTGAGCATGTGTGCGCCTTGTGCTCGTAAGGGCGCATGCGAACTGAGGCCCGAAGGGGAAAGCCTTCCACACAGATCCAAGCCAGCTGCCTTTGCTTTAAACAGTTTTGTGCAAGAAGAGTTGTTCAGAGTAGAGACTTGCatgcaccccccctcccaccccaccccccccaccctacCAGAGGGCTCAGAGTACACTGGCGAAGCAGCTGCCAGCTCCACAAACAGCAGACGAGCAGCTACAGATGGTAGCGTTTGGCGTTTAGGAGCCCGTAGGAGTGTTCCTGCTTCAGATTCTCAGGGCTCAAAAGGGCCCTCGCTGCCCTGACGGAGAagtgggaggggagaggagaggagagggggggctgCAGCCGTTCAAGCAAACTGACCTCTGAGGTTAAGTAGAATCAGTTTGCGTGGAGgtctgtggtggaggtgggaggagggaaCAGTCGGTGGGAGGTGGGAGGCCACGGCGGGGCTCCTGCACTTCTCAAGAAGGAGACGACGCCAGGAagcaggcagagaggaggagatggccaCGGGAGAAATCACAACTCTTCCCTCTGTACCTGAAgacggcggcagcggcggcttCCCCCCCGGGAGCTTCAAGGACCCCAAGAGGCTGTACTGTAAAAACGGGGGCTTCTTCCTGAGGATAAAGTCGGACGGAGGGGTGGATGGAATCCGGGAGAAAAACGACCCCCACAGTAAGTGCTTCCACCGATCCGCTCCCCTTCTTCTGACTTTGCACGGCGACACAAAGCTTCTTTATGTACTTTATTATAAGGtgcaacagtaaaaataaaaaaaaaataaaaaaaatcatggaggAGCGATGTGAATTTTCCA
Protein-coding regions in this window:
- the cetn4 gene encoding caltractin, whose translation is MASSYRKSAPSTSQRKKISPKVELTEEQKQEIKEAFDLFDTDGTGTIDVKELKVAMRALGFEPKKEEIKKMIADIDKEGSGTVDFGDFLSIMTLKMSEKDSKEEIMKAFRLFDDDCTGKISFKNLKRVAKELGENLTDEELQEMIDEADRDGDGEVNEQEFLRIMKKTNLY
- the bbs12 gene encoding Bardet-Biedl syndrome 12 protein isoform X1, which gives rise to MKTPQIMLGSEIINNRQHVGLQKLSALAGISHSFLGPSKKYKFVQDDASGGSALVCSCFRVVENLELTCAVGQLVHETLQAHQKVYRTGSGCLLFLAGAWSRAALDCLQRGIPVAHIISAMSEGMDVCVDVCGKCAISTERLGGTTLDGLAEASQASFQGAAEVKSLKISEQRKIKLSRHFREAKYENIPKVPQTHQPKLPDVLRIAEGLSHGCDDSMKLVIEAFQVQTKTNQDTNYSTFDVAKVVTCVLPCLPEEHSCVALGCVALLPPERTLVAHHLKGQDLKVALISGDLSHTYRHLGFNRPTGLQRVSDKLESSKEDEWVEKVLTLLLNLNVSLILISGLASEKVIAHCCRRHILVVEKVKGSVLKTFASSTGAVPVTYATQLSKHHVCTGVKVTIWRDFAQNEKKSATAVNISTGRHDGLVTVILTSCVHAKLPVLEDQFWACAYRLHHALKDRALLPGAGGAEMLCVHHLRERAERHIKNGDRVQRSKTGPSANRYSGVVLRLMADGLIDYISTVMVNTGKFSKVKARTAVSQQLRNYDLGIAETTSQLFSEAKPDEARAVGVYDNLSVKQEAWRKALDLVLLVLQTDAEVITGVSQKTENLTLL
- the bbs12 gene encoding Bardet-Biedl syndrome 12 protein isoform X2, coding for MLGSEIINNRQHVGLQKLSALAGISHSFLGPSKKYKFVQDDASGGSALVCSCFRVVENLELTCAVGQLVHETLQAHQKVYRTGSGCLLFLAGAWSRAALDCLQRGIPVAHIISAMSEGMDVCVDVCGKCAISTERLGGTTLDGLAEASQASFQGAAEVKSLKISEQRKIKLSRHFREAKYENIPKVPQTHQPKLPDVLRIAEGLSHGCDDSMKLVIEAFQVQTKTNQDTNYSTFDVAKVVTCVLPCLPEEHSCVALGCVALLPPERTLVAHHLKGQDLKVALISGDLSHTYRHLGFNRPTGLQRVSDKLESSKEDEWVEKVLTLLLNLNVSLILISGLASEKVIAHCCRRHILVVEKVKGSVLKTFASSTGAVPVTYATQLSKHHVCTGVKVTIWRDFAQNEKKSATAVNISTGRHDGLVTVILTSCVHAKLPVLEDQFWACAYRLHHALKDRALLPGAGGAEMLCVHHLRERAERHIKNGDRVQRSKTGPSANRYSGVVLRLMADGLIDYISTVMVNTGKFSKVKARTAVSQQLRNYDLGIAETTSQLFSEAKPDEARAVGVYDNLSVKQEAWRKALDLVLLVLQTDAEVITGVSQKTENLTLL